The following proteins are encoded in a genomic region of Desulfovibrio legallii:
- a CDS encoding ornithine carbamoyltransferase — protein MARHILTIKDLGETACWLLVQQALGMPDPKLQTDFMTQRVALLVFAQHSLPERLCVSAAVRQMGGSVVYEGNRGIWRSEMDDYREQLLPIFSYYLDCMYVYGLPVRGWEMETTHLRFPLINAGSPDAHPAHTLADISCMLLCSRYLDTLTCAWLGCVNGTLHSLIEASAWFPFRLRVALPAQVDRRPLEEAVARLGTEVIFVDSPEEAVKGANYVFAGCRSGLTAEERAVWRVDARLMALAEPNARLLLSASPVSAIGVADEILASKASLLVQQAEYRLRVHKRMLHWVFLDNEREL, from the coding sequence ATGGCGCGACACATTCTGACCATCAAAGACCTGGGCGAGACTGCCTGCTGGCTGCTGGTGCAGCAGGCTCTGGGCATGCCCGATCCCAAACTGCAGACGGACTTCATGACTCAGCGCGTGGCCTTGCTGGTCTTTGCCCAGCATTCCCTGCCCGAACGTCTCTGCGTTTCCGCCGCGGTGCGGCAGATGGGCGGCTCCGTCGTCTATGAGGGCAACCGCGGCATCTGGCGTTCTGAAATGGACGACTACCGCGAGCAGCTTCTGCCCATTTTCAGCTACTATCTGGACTGCATGTACGTCTACGGCCTGCCTGTGCGGGGCTGGGAGATGGAGACGACGCACCTGCGCTTCCCGCTCATCAACGCCGGCAGCCCGGATGCGCACCCCGCCCACACCCTGGCGGACATCTCCTGCATGCTGCTCTGCTCCCGCTATCTGGATACCCTGACCTGCGCCTGGCTGGGCTGCGTCAACGGCACGCTCCATTCGCTTATTGAGGCCTCCGCCTGGTTCCCCTTCCGGCTGCGGGTGGCCTTGCCCGCGCAGGTGGACCGGCGTCCTCTGGAAGAAGCCGTGGCGCGTCTGGGCACGGAGGTCATCTTTGTGGACAGCCCCGAAGAAGCGGTCAAAGGGGCCAACTATGTGTTTGCCGGCTGCCGCAGCGGGCTGACGGCCGAGGAGCGCGCCGTGTGGCGGGTGGACGCCAGGCTCATGGCCCTGGCAGAACCCAATGCGCGCTTGCTGCTGAGCGCCTCGCCCGTTTCGGCCATCGGCGTGGCGGACGAGATTCTGGCCAGCAAGGCCTCCTTACTGGTGCAGCAGGCCGAATACCGCCTGCGGGTGCACAAGCGCATGTTGCACTGGGTTTTTCTGGACAACGAACGCGAGCTGTAA
- a CDS encoding HAD family hydrolase gives MKAFIFDLDGTLLNSLEDIAQSCNVVLRRHSWPEHPLPAYRQMVGRGFDYLVRSALPADVLAELAPEGLRPLVEEARAWYGGHMCEHTRPYDGLDGALQALCAGGRVLAVLSNKPDELTTDLVRRYFPGIPFALVRGARPGVPLKPDPAAPREMLAALGLAAKDACYVGDSDVDVYTARNAGMTAVGAGWGFRGAAELEAAGAACVLDAPGRLTELL, from the coding sequence ATGAAAGCCTTTATTTTTGATCTCGACGGCACACTTCTCAACAGCCTTGAAGACATCGCCCAATCCTGCAATGTGGTGCTGCGCCGCCACAGCTGGCCGGAGCATCCCCTGCCCGCCTACCGGCAGATGGTGGGGCGCGGCTTTGACTATCTGGTGCGCAGCGCCCTGCCTGCCGACGTTCTGGCCGAGCTTGCGCCGGAGGGCCTGCGGCCCCTGGTGGAGGAAGCCCGCGCCTGGTACGGCGGCCACATGTGCGAACACACCCGGCCCTATGACGGCCTGGATGGGGCGCTGCAGGCCCTTTGCGCCGGGGGCCGCGTTCTGGCCGTGCTTTCCAACAAGCCGGACGAACTCACCACCGATCTGGTGCGGCGCTATTTTCCCGGCATCCCCTTTGCCCTGGTGCGCGGCGCGCGGCCGGGCGTGCCCCTCAAGCCGGACCCTGCCGCCCCGCGCGAAATGCTCGCCGCCTTAGGCCTCGCCGCCAAAGACGCCTGCTATGTGGGCGACAGCGATGTGGACGTATATACCGCGCGCAATGCCGGCATGACGGCCGTGGGTGCCGGCTGGGGTTTCCGCGGCGCGGCGGAGCTTGAGGCCGCCGGCGCGGCATGCGTGCTGGACGCGCCAGGCCGCTTGACCGAACTTCTCTGA
- a CDS encoding ATP-binding protein yields MQRLIIEIDADKCDGCGQCVLDCAEGALAIVDGKAKLVSDVFCDGLGTCLNCPKGALKLTEREAAPFDEAAALAAKAGRVAAPRPQGGCPGAAARTLRPLSAPAAAAPGELRAQLSSWPIQLRLVPPSAPFLQGAHLLLAAHCAGFALPALHQDWLAGRIPLIACPKLEDNALLLERLTALLAAAEAQSLTVLRMSVPCCGGLERLAHKAAAGLSLPVTCEVVRL; encoded by the coding sequence ATGCAACGGCTCATTATCGAAATCGATGCAGACAAGTGCGACGGTTGCGGCCAGTGCGTGCTGGACTGCGCCGAAGGCGCCCTGGCCATTGTGGACGGCAAAGCCAAGCTGGTGAGCGACGTCTTCTGCGATGGGCTCGGCACCTGTCTCAACTGCCCCAAAGGCGCGCTCAAACTCACCGAGCGCGAGGCCGCCCCTTTTGACGAGGCCGCGGCCCTGGCCGCCAAGGCGGGGCGCGTTGCCGCCCCCAGGCCGCAGGGGGGCTGTCCCGGCGCTGCCGCGCGCACGCTGCGCCCTTTGTCCGCGCCTGCCGCAGCCGCCCCTGGGGAGCTGCGCGCGCAGCTTTCTTCCTGGCCCATCCAGCTCCGCCTTGTGCCGCCCAGCGCCCCTTTTCTGCAGGGCGCGCACCTGCTGCTGGCGGCCCACTGCGCGGGCTTTGCCCTGCCCGCCCTGCATCAGGACTGGCTTGCCGGGCGCATCCCCCTTATCGCCTGTCCCAAGCTGGAGGACAACGCCCTCCTGCTGGAGCGCCTCACGGCCCTGTTGGCTGCGGCCGAGGCCCAAAGCCTCACCGTGCTGCGCATGAGCGTGCCCTGCTGTGGCGGCCTTGAACGGCTGGCCCACAAAGCGGCGGCAGGGCTCTCCCTGCCCGTGACCTGCGAGGTGGTGCGCCTGTGA
- the metA gene encoding homoserine O-acetyltransferase MetA translates to MPIKIPADLPACAALEGENIFVMTEDRAVQQDIRPLEIVIVNLMPTKIATETQLLRLLGNSPLQVNITLLRTEAHQSKNTPARHLERFYKTFSEIRHGTFDGMIVTGAPVEHLPFEDVDYWRELLEIMRYAQNHVYSTLYICWAAQAALYHFYRIPKHVLPAKISGIFEHEVLQPACRLFRGFDDTFLAPHSRHTEVREEDVRQEPRLRVLARSAEAGLALLETVDHSQVFMTGHLEYDRGTLDEEYRRDLERGLNPAPPRHYYPGDDPTAMPAMHWRAHAHLFYSNWLNYYVYQETPFSLTAIAENRQTPGV, encoded by the coding sequence ATGCCCATCAAGATTCCGGCGGACCTGCCGGCCTGCGCAGCCCTGGAAGGCGAAAACATCTTTGTGATGACGGAAGACCGCGCCGTACAGCAGGATATACGCCCGCTTGAGATTGTCATCGTCAACCTCATGCCCACCAAGATCGCCACCGAGACGCAGCTGCTGCGGCTTCTGGGCAACAGCCCCCTGCAGGTCAACATTACCCTGCTCCGCACTGAGGCGCACCAATCCAAGAATACCCCGGCCCGGCATCTGGAGCGGTTTTACAAGACCTTTTCCGAAATCCGCCACGGCACCTTTGACGGCATGATTGTCACCGGCGCGCCCGTGGAGCATCTCCCCTTTGAGGATGTGGACTATTGGCGCGAGCTGCTGGAGATCATGCGCTACGCCCAGAACCACGTCTACTCCACCCTGTACATCTGCTGGGCGGCCCAGGCTGCGCTCTACCACTTTTACCGGATCCCCAAGCATGTGCTGCCGGCCAAAATTTCCGGCATTTTCGAGCATGAGGTGCTCCAGCCTGCGTGTCGGCTTTTCCGGGGTTTTGACGATACGTTCCTGGCCCCCCACTCCCGCCACACCGAGGTGCGCGAAGAAGACGTGCGCCAGGAGCCGCGCCTGCGCGTGCTTGCCCGCTCGGCCGAGGCGGGCCTTGCCCTGTTGGAGACTGTAGACCATTCCCAGGTTTTCATGACCGGGCACCTGGAATACGACCGCGGCACGCTGGATGAAGAATACCGCCGCGATCTGGAGCGGGGCCTGAACCCCGCGCCGCCCCGGCACTACTACCCCGGCGATGATCCCACGGCCATGCCCGCCATGCACTGGCGCGCGCACGCCCACCTTTTTTACAGCAACTGGCTCAACTATTATGTGTACCAGGAAACCCCCTTCAGCCTCACGGCCATCGCCGAGAACCGCCAGACCCCGGGCGTCTGA